In the genome of Bacillus sp. S3, one region contains:
- a CDS encoding rod shape-determining protein has product MFARDIGIDLGTANVLIHVKGRGIVLNEPSVVAIDKNTNRVLAVGEEARRMVGRTPGNIVAIRPLKDGVIADFDVTEAMLKHFINKLNVKGFLSKPRILICCPTNITSVEQKAIREAAEKSGGKKIYLEEEPKVAAIGAGMDIFQPSGNMVVDIGGGTTDVAVLSMGDIVTSSSIKMAGDKFDAEILSYIKREYKLLIGERTSENIKINIGTVFPGSRSEEMEIRGRDMVSGLPRTITVRSEEIEGALRESVAVIVQAAKSVLERTPPELSADIIDRGVILTGGGALLHGIDMLLAEELKVPVLVAENPMDCVAIGTGIMLDNIDRIPNRKLG; this is encoded by the coding sequence ATGTTTGCAAGGGATATTGGAATTGACCTAGGAACGGCCAACGTGCTGATTCACGTAAAAGGCCGTGGAATTGTACTGAATGAACCTTCCGTCGTGGCAATAGACAAAAATACAAATCGTGTTTTAGCAGTTGGTGAGGAAGCCCGCCGCATGGTCGGCCGGACACCAGGGAACATCGTGGCCATCAGACCGCTGAAAGACGGCGTGATTGCGGATTTTGATGTAACAGAAGCGATGTTAAAGCATTTTATTAATAAGTTAAACGTAAAGGGCTTTTTATCGAAGCCGCGTATCCTGATCTGCTGCCCAACAAACATTACAAGTGTTGAGCAAAAGGCTATCAGGGAAGCTGCCGAAAAGAGCGGCGGCAAGAAGATTTATTTGGAAGAAGAGCCGAAGGTGGCGGCAATCGGCGCCGGAATGGACATCTTCCAGCCAAGCGGGAACATGGTAGTGGACATCGGGGGAGGAACGACAGATGTTGCAGTGCTTTCAATGGGCGATATCGTGACTTCTTCCTCTATCAAAATGGCCGGCGACAAGTTCGACGCGGAAATCCTAAGCTACATCAAGCGCGAGTACAAGCTCTTGATCGGTGAGCGTACATCAGAAAATATTAAAATCAACATCGGCACAGTCTTCCCAGGGTCTCGTTCAGAGGAAATGGAAATTCGTGGCCGTGACATGGTGAGCGGTCTGCCGCGTACGATTACCGTTCGGTCTGAAGAAATCGAAGGTGCCCTTCGTGAATCGGTTGCCGTGATCGTTCAAGCTGCAAAAAGTGTCCTTGAGCGCACACCACCAGAGCTTTCTGCTGACATCATCGACCGCGGCGTCATCTTAACAGGCGGCGGAGCATTGCTGCACGGCATCGACATGCTGCTTGCGGAAGAGCTGAAGGTCCCTGTATTAGTTGCCGAAAACCCAATGGATTGCGTTGCAATCGGGACGGGCATTATGCTAGACAACATCGACCGCATTCCAAATCGCAAGTTAGGGTAA
- a CDS encoding single-stranded DNA-binding protein, with translation MINQVTLVGRLTRDPELNKTPDGTAVTQITVAVNRHFRNHNGEIEADFVQCTIWRKAAENTCQYCRKGSIVGITGRLQTRYYDNREGKRVYVTEVIADAVRFLSAKPNNSPPEPKKEEVPIGNER, from the coding sequence ATGATCAATCAGGTTACACTTGTCGGCCGATTAACCCGTGATCCCGAGTTAAACAAGACGCCGGATGGGACGGCTGTCACCCAAATAACGGTGGCAGTAAACCGCCATTTTCGCAACCATAATGGAGAAATTGAAGCCGATTTCGTTCAATGTACGATATGGCGAAAGGCAGCGGAGAATACATGCCAATATTGTCGAAAGGGGTCGATTGTTGGAATTACCGGCAGGCTGCAAACCCGCTATTATGATAATCGTGAGGGCAAGAGGGTGTACGTCACCGAGGTAATTGCGGATGCGGTTCGCTTCCTGAGTGCCAAACCGAACAATTCTCCTCCTGAGCCAAAGAAGGAGGAAGTGCCAATTGGAAATGAAAGATGA
- a CDS encoding DNA-directed RNA polymerase subunit beta has product MSVDNLNHQQARTREEYKKAKLDEDQKSKSEKLQADGEKAAAAPHSNRRVRIRLIPIWLRLLLLVVLIFASVTSGAAVGYGMLGGGKMADVFKQSTWTHILDLVEKK; this is encoded by the coding sequence ATGTCTGTAGATAATCTGAATCACCAACAAGCACGAACGAGGGAAGAATATAAAAAGGCAAAGCTCGATGAGGATCAAAAGAGCAAGAGCGAAAAGTTGCAGGCGGATGGGGAAAAGGCCGCGGCCGCGCCGCATTCAAATAGGCGGGTCCGGATTCGCTTAATCCCGATTTGGCTTCGTCTGCTTCTTTTAGTTGTCTTGATTTTTGCCAGTGTGACGTCTGGTGCAGCCGTCGGATACGGGATGCTTGGCGGCGGGAAAATGGCAGATGTTTTTAAACAATCAACTTGGACACATATACTCGATTTAGTCGAGAAGAAATAA
- a CDS encoding MGMT family protein has translation MTPFTEKVIEIIRTIPEGKVMTYGQIAGLAGSPRAARQVVRILHSMSRKHRLPWHRVINAKGQIAIQEDESYNEQWMSLEAEGVQVGLNGVIDLKKYKWEPEYFGK, from the coding sequence GTGACGCCATTTACTGAAAAGGTCATTGAAATTATTCGCACGATCCCCGAGGGCAAGGTCATGACCTATGGCCAGATTGCCGGGCTCGCCGGAAGTCCCCGAGCTGCCAGGCAGGTCGTCCGGATTCTTCATTCGATGAGCCGGAAGCATCGCCTTCCGTGGCATCGTGTGATTAACGCGAAGGGGCAAATCGCCATCCAAGAGGATGAATCCTACAATGAGCAGTGGATGTCGCTTGAAGCAGAAGGGGTTCAAGTCGGTTTGAACGGGGTCATCGATTTGAAGAAATACAAATGGGAGCCTGAGTATTTTGGAAAATAG
- a CDS encoding 3D domain-containing protein, with the protein MQTTSKRITLVLLTLMLCVSGSMVTYAQTNSDALHNAQQQLQEKSRLVEQKEQEKQSVNKEIQNIQQELESLYSEITKNKDEMTKTQAKIDETNKLIEAKKEEIVVLEDKMLGRQDIMKKRAVAMQQNSNVNLIVNLFFESDSISDFIQRASAASTLMDADKDILTAQKADLKQIEKDKEEIDRQERVLEEGQEALAAQQTVLDQNMQKRQQSLTVMQEKYTQIAQQVALAEQEKAGIEGQMKDIQAKISMEQAAAKARTASAAPASSSQNNIGVAIKGKEMYVTATAYTPFDGGTITAAGYDIAANPNMKLIAVDPSVIPMGSKVWVEGYGVAVAGDTGGAIKGHKIDVLMPTKAAAYAWGRKTVKITILE; encoded by the coding sequence ATGCAAACGACTAGCAAGCGTATCACTCTCGTGTTACTTACATTGATGTTATGTGTATCAGGTTCAATGGTTACATATGCACAAACAAACAGCGATGCCCTACATAATGCACAGCAGCAGCTACAAGAAAAAAGTAGATTAGTAGAGCAAAAGGAACAAGAAAAGCAATCGGTAAATAAAGAAATACAAAATATTCAACAAGAATTAGAATCTCTTTACAGTGAGATTACAAAGAACAAAGACGAAATGACAAAGACTCAAGCGAAAATCGATGAAACGAACAAACTCATTGAAGCGAAAAAAGAAGAGATCGTTGTGCTTGAGGACAAAATGCTTGGCCGACAAGATATTATGAAAAAACGTGCGGTTGCGATGCAGCAAAATAGCAATGTCAATCTCATTGTCAACCTATTCTTTGAATCTGACAGTATCTCAGACTTTATCCAGCGGGCCAGTGCTGCGTCCACATTAATGGATGCGGATAAAGATATTTTGACAGCACAAAAGGCTGACTTGAAACAGATTGAAAAAGATAAAGAAGAGATCGATCGTCAAGAAAGAGTATTAGAAGAAGGACAAGAGGCGCTGGCTGCACAGCAGACCGTACTTGATCAAAACATGCAAAAAAGACAGCAATCGCTGACTGTCATGCAAGAAAAGTATACTCAAATCGCACAGCAAGTGGCACTTGCCGAGCAAGAAAAGGCCGGCATCGAAGGCCAAATGAAAGATATTCAAGCAAAAATCAGCATGGAGCAGGCAGCGGCAAAAGCACGGACTGCATCAGCAGCGCCAGCTTCATCGTCTCAGAATAATATTGGTGTGGCGATAAAAGGAAAAGAAATGTACGTGACGGCGACTGCTTATACTCCATTTGACGGAGGAACGATTACGGCAGCAGGCTACGATATTGCCGCCAATCCGAATATGAAATTGATTGCCGTCGATCCATCGGTTATCCCTATGGGCAGTAAAGTATGGGTAGAAGGCTACGGCGTGGCTGTTGCCGGCGATACTGGCGGCGCAATTAAAGGCCACAAAATCGACGTGTTAATGCCAACAAAGGCAGCCGCGTATGCTTGGGGCAGAAAAACCGTAAAAATCACCATTCTAGAATAG
- the spoIIID gene encoding sporulation transcriptional regulator SpoIIID codes for MHDYIKERTIKIGKYIVETRKTVRVIAKEFGVSKSTVHKDLTERLPEINPELANEVKEILDYHKSIRHLRGGEATKMKYQKEEAEGEAVK; via the coding sequence GTGCACGATTACATCAAAGAGAGAACTATCAAGATTGGAAAGTATATCGTGGAGACGAGGAAAACGGTTCGCGTGATTGCGAAGGAGTTTGGCGTATCCAAAAGTACAGTCCATAAGGATTTGACAGAGAGGCTGCCTGAAATTAATCCAGAGCTGGCAAACGAGGTTAAGGAAATATTAGATTATCATAAATCCATCCGTCATCTCAGGGGCGGCGAGGCGACAAAAATGAAATATCAAAAAGAAGAAGCGGAAGGAGAGGCTGTTAAATAA
- a CDS encoding helix-turn-helix domain-containing protein → MALSEKLKELREKQNWSQETLASMMNMHRSTVSRYENAKAIPNYQTVIRFAEVYKVDKEYLVEELDRLLPNVEAPGYVLKENPEDPDMGRILQLLENEPELKKALVDLSLVGPKRRRFFSDAITSFIKLEKRHKDKF, encoded by the coding sequence ATGGCTTTATCGGAAAAATTAAAGGAACTTCGCGAGAAGCAAAACTGGTCGCAGGAAACACTTGCAAGCATGATGAATATGCACCGTTCAACGGTTAGTCGCTATGAAAATGCCAAAGCAATTCCTAATTATCAAACGGTCATTCGTTTTGCAGAAGTATACAAGGTAGACAAGGAGTATTTGGTCGAGGAGCTTGATCGACTGCTGCCAAACGTCGAGGCGCCGGGCTACGTACTGAAGGAAAACCCGGAGGATCCCGATATGGGCAGGATCCTTCAGCTTTTGGAAAATGAACCGGAACTAAAAAAGGCCCTCGTCGATCTTTCCCTCGTCGGACCGAAACGCAGGCGCTTTTTTTCAGATGCTATTACAAGCTTTATTAAGTTAGAAAAGAGACATAAAGACAAATTCTAA
- the fabZ gene encoding 3-hydroxyacyl-ACP dehydratase FabZ produces the protein MLDIEQIKEIIPHRYPFLLVDRILEVEEGKRAVGIKNVSANEEFFNGHFPDYPVMPGVLIVEALAQVGAVAVLKKEENRGRLAFFAGIDNCRFKKQVKPGDQLRLEVEMVRLRGPIGKGKAVATVDGEIACEADITFALGEKKE, from the coding sequence ATGCTCGATATCGAACAAATCAAAGAAATTATTCCCCACCGCTATCCCTTTTTGCTGGTCGATCGCATTTTGGAAGTGGAAGAAGGAAAAAGAGCCGTCGGCATTAAAAATGTTTCCGCCAACGAAGAATTTTTCAATGGGCATTTTCCCGACTATCCGGTGATGCCTGGCGTTTTAATCGTAGAAGCACTTGCGCAGGTCGGCGCTGTCGCTGTTTTGAAAAAAGAAGAAAACCGCGGCCGCTTAGCCTTTTTTGCAGGCATCGACAATTGCCGCTTTAAAAAGCAAGTCAAGCCCGGCGACCAGCTGCGCCTTGAGGTCGAAATGGTGCGCCTGCGCGGACCAATCGGCAAGGGCAAAGCTGTTGCAACCGTTGACGGCGAGATTGCCTGCGAAGCCGACATCACCTTTGCATTAGGCGAGAAAAAGGAATAA
- a CDS encoding YwpF-like family protein → MKTFKLYSLDVVEEDAAVEVPLVDGLILNKEDDRSTWLIEAYTDLSLYDYFKKISEQNRDIIVEAVITKKENAPAYFQTKICNLLKFENYISVLFQGHLRRNKSDYSELLLDNLMQKGLSGAELLTEFKEKMKSKPKIKVKNP, encoded by the coding sequence ATGAAAACTTTTAAGTTATACTCATTGGATGTTGTGGAAGAAGACGCTGCGGTTGAGGTTCCGTTGGTCGACGGTTTGATTTTGAATAAAGAAGATGATCGCTCCACTTGGCTGATTGAGGCTTATACCGACCTGTCCCTTTATGATTATTTCAAAAAAATTTCCGAGCAAAACCGCGACATCATTGTCGAAGCGGTGATTACAAAAAAAGAAAACGCCCCTGCCTATTTTCAAACGAAGATTTGCAACTTGCTAAAATTCGAAAACTATATAAGTGTGTTATTTCAAGGCCATTTACGCCGCAATAAAAGTGATTATTCCGAGCTCCTGCTCGACAACCTGATGCAAAAAGGGCTTTCAGGAGCAGAACTTCTCACTGAATTTAAAGAAAAAATGAAGAGTAAGCCAAAAATTAAAGTAAAAAATCCGTAA